The following coding sequences lie in one Thalassoglobus polymorphus genomic window:
- a CDS encoding type Z 30S ribosomal protein S14, giving the protein MASKSKIAKASRTPKFSSRIERRCALCGRPRAVYRKFKVCRICFRDLCLDGVVPGMKKASW; this is encoded by the coding sequence ATGGCTAGCAAATCAAAAATCGCGAAAGCAAGCAGGACTCCTAAGTTCAGTTCACGTATTGAACGTCGCTGTGCATTGTGTGGCAGACCTCGAGCGGTATATCGTAAGTTCAAAGTTTGTCGTATCTGCTTCCGTGACTTGTGCTTGGATGGTGTTGTCCCCGGGATGAAAAAAGCAAGCTGGTAA
- the rpsH gene encoding 30S ribosomal protein S8 has protein sequence MMTDPIADMLTRIRNAIQIERPFVDIPLSKVKIGIAEVLQREGYIWDFEVVEQEPQSILRVNLKYSPTGERVIQKISRVSKPGRRVYVDYRNLPEVLDGMGICVMSTNQGVLSNREAKKNHVGGEVICEVW, from the coding sequence ATGATGACTGATCCGATTGCTGATATGTTGACACGTATTCGCAATGCAATACAAATCGAACGACCTTTTGTTGACATTCCATTGTCAAAAGTCAAGATTGGAATCGCTGAGGTACTTCAGCGTGAAGGTTATATTTGGGATTTCGAAGTCGTTGAGCAAGAACCACAATCGATTCTCCGAGTCAATCTAAAGTACAGTCCGACAGGTGAACGAGTGATTCAAAAGATCTCTCGTGTAAGTAAACCTGGTCGTCGTGTCTATGTCGACTATCGCAATCTCCCAGAGGTTCTTGATGGAATGGGCATCTGTGTGATGTCAACCAATCAGGGCGTCTTGAGCAATCGCGAAGCGAAAAAAAATCATGTTGGTGGTGAAGTGATTTGTGAAGTTTGGTAG
- the rplF gene encoding 50S ribosomal protein L6, with translation MSRIGKKPIPVAVGTEVTISDGVIQVKGKNGELSFEHHPNIEVVWNDSDRVVQVSRPNDQPQNRALHGLTRALIANMVEGVNEPFVRKLEIQGVGYQATLNGKELALQVGFANTVRLPVPENVSCELPNSTSIVVKSTDKQAVGQFAANIRRVRPPEPYKGKGIRYEGEQVRRKSGKAFGS, from the coding sequence ATGTCGAGAATTGGAAAAAAACCGATTCCAGTCGCCGTTGGGACCGAAGTCACCATCTCTGATGGAGTGATTCAAGTAAAAGGTAAAAACGGTGAGTTGTCTTTCGAACATCATCCAAATATAGAAGTTGTTTGGAATGACAGTGATCGAGTCGTTCAGGTTAGCCGGCCTAATGATCAACCTCAAAACCGTGCACTGCATGGTCTGACTAGAGCTCTGATTGCAAATATGGTCGAAGGGGTTAATGAGCCCTTCGTGAGAAAACTTGAGATCCAAGGTGTCGGCTATCAGGCAACTCTGAATGGCAAAGAGCTTGCTCTTCAAGTAGGCTTTGCGAATACCGTACGATTGCCAGTTCCAGAAAATGTTTCTTGTGAACTTCCCAACTCTACATCCATCGTTGTGAAGAGCACAGACAAACAAGCTGTTGGTCAATTTGCAGCGAATATTCGTCGTGTCCGTCCACCTGAGCCTTATAAAGGTAAAGGGATTCGTTACGAGGGAGAACAAGTTCGTCGCAAGTCTGGTAAGGCTTTCGGTAGTTAA
- the rplR gene encoding 50S ribosomal protein L18 produces MKVGKRIAVQRVRRQNHVRNRVRATGRLRLTVCRSNRNISAQIIDDETGRTLVSASTLEKELGGAGKAHGNVESAKKVGKALGERAVKAGITAVAFDRGSYKFHGRVAAIAEAIRESGVNV; encoded by the coding sequence ATGAAAGTTGGAAAGCGAATTGCTGTTCAGCGTGTTAGACGTCAAAATCATGTCCGTAATCGCGTACGTGCAACAGGTCGTCTTCGCTTGACTGTGTGTCGCAGTAATCGCAACATCTCCGCTCAGATCATCGATGATGAAACTGGTCGGACTCTAGTTTCAGCGAGTACGTTGGAAAAAGAGCTTGGTGGTGCAGGTAAAGCACACGGTAATGTTGAGTCGGCTAAAAAAGTCGGAAAAGCTCTCGGTGAACGTGCAGTAAAAGCTGGAATTACAGCTGTTGCTTTTGATCGAGGGTCTTATAAGTTTCATGGACGTGTTGCTGCGATCGCAGAAGCCATCCGTGAATCTGGTGTGAACGTTTAA
- the rpsE gene encoding 30S ribosomal protein S5: MAHQDSGQGTKNPERVVQIRRCACVVKGGRRFSFASLVVVGDENGRVGYGYGKGTEVPVAVEKATKQANRSMHPVSLDGTTIPHQVEGRFGASKVLLMPAAPGTGIIAGETVRAVVELVGVKDILTKCRGSANPVNLVKATFDALLKLRTKDDVARLRGVEI; the protein is encoded by the coding sequence GTGGCACATCAAGACAGCGGACAAGGTACTAAAAATCCTGAACGAGTTGTTCAGATTCGACGATGTGCGTGTGTGGTTAAAGGTGGACGACGTTTCAGCTTTGCCTCCCTCGTTGTAGTTGGAGATGAAAACGGTCGTGTAGGCTATGGGTATGGTAAAGGAACAGAAGTTCCTGTTGCTGTCGAAAAGGCTACAAAACAGGCCAATCGTTCAATGCATCCTGTTTCACTGGATGGCACAACGATCCCTCATCAGGTTGAAGGTCGGTTTGGCGCATCGAAAGTTCTGTTGATGCCAGCTGCTCCTGGTACAGGAATCATTGCTGGAGAGACAGTTCGTGCTGTTGTTGAACTGGTCGGTGTCAAAGATATTTTGACCAAATGCAGAGGATCTGCAAACCCTGTCAATCTTGTTAAAGCAACATTCGACGCACTCTTGAAGCTGCGAACGAAAGATGATGTTGCTCGACTTCGTGGCGTTGAGATTTAA
- the rplO gene encoding 50S ribosomal protein L15, which translates to MMINDVHQGITKNKNRKRVGRGVGSGHGKTCGRGHKGAGSRRGHSKRLGFAGGQMPLFRLVAKRGFNNNAFSKKVIAVNIGTLQKHFEDGSEVNPETLKRIGLAKGTYDFIKILGDGELSSKLVIKAHRFSKSALEKIEASGGTAEILV; encoded by the coding sequence ATGATGATCAACGACGTCCACCAGGGCATCACAAAGAATAAAAACCGCAAACGTGTTGGTCGCGGTGTTGGGTCTGGGCATGGAAAGACTTGTGGTCGAGGTCACAAGGGTGCAGGAAGTCGGCGTGGTCATTCAAAGCGACTCGGATTTGCTGGTGGTCAGATGCCACTTTTCCGTTTAGTTGCTAAACGTGGCTTCAATAACAACGCTTTTTCCAAAAAGGTTATCGCCGTTAACATCGGAACACTTCAAAAGCATTTTGAAGATGGTTCTGAGGTGAATCCGGAAACTTTAAAGCGAATTGGTTTGGCAAAAGGAACTTACGATTTCATCAAGATTCTTGGTGATGGTGAGTTGTCCTCCAAGCTCGTTATCAAAGCACATCGATTTTCAAAGTCCGCTTTAGAAAAGATCGAAGCATCTGGTGGCACTGCCGAGATTCTTGTTTAG
- the secY gene encoding preprotein translocase subunit SecY yields MLSRLKTVFTIPELRQKVMITLILLGVYRMGFSIPLPFIDQAAFAENFKNMAGQQGMGQVLQAVALLSASKLGNATIFGLGIMPYISASIIFQLLGQVYPPLEALQKEGETGRKKINEYTRYATVVICLGQSFFWIRMLSSGGMGQGMVLEDYSGFFYVMVATITMTTGTLLLMWIGEQIDEYGIGNGISLLIMAGILAQMPTAGMELLRPAFKSGIGLGTDAGVDKLLPLAVIFVSVVLGVIAITQAQRRIPIQSAKHVRGRRVLGGQRQFLPLRVNQAGVMPIIFASSLLMFPMFIFGYLNQAFPNSSFLSMANSTFGGGRGLIYNLVYVGLIFFFCYFWTSITFNPKDMAENLKDYGSFVPGYRPGSHTEKYLDQVMTRITYVGAGFLALIAIIPTLVASGMSISFMIASFYGGTGLLIVVSVALDLVQKIDSHLVMRNKPGMLESEDV; encoded by the coding sequence ATGCTGTCTCGCCTGAAAACCGTTTTCACGATCCCTGAGTTGCGTCAGAAGGTGATGATCACTTTGATCCTTCTCGGTGTGTATCGGATGGGATTCTCGATTCCGTTGCCATTCATCGATCAGGCAGCTTTTGCTGAAAACTTCAAGAATATGGCTGGCCAACAGGGAATGGGTCAGGTTCTTCAAGCCGTTGCATTGTTATCCGCTTCAAAGCTGGGGAATGCAACTATCTTTGGCCTGGGGATTATGCCCTATATTTCTGCTTCGATTATCTTTCAGCTGCTGGGGCAAGTCTATCCTCCGCTAGAAGCCTTGCAAAAAGAAGGTGAGACGGGCCGCAAGAAAATCAATGAATATACTCGGTATGCGACCGTTGTGATTTGTTTAGGGCAGAGTTTCTTCTGGATCAGGATGCTAAGTAGCGGAGGAATGGGCCAGGGAATGGTGCTCGAGGATTACAGTGGGTTCTTTTATGTCATGGTGGCAACAATCACTATGACGACTGGGACCTTACTGTTGATGTGGATCGGTGAGCAGATTGACGAGTATGGTATTGGTAACGGAATCAGCTTATTGATTATGGCAGGAATTTTGGCTCAGATGCCAACTGCAGGCATGGAACTGCTTCGTCCTGCGTTCAAATCAGGAATTGGACTTGGTACCGATGCGGGTGTCGACAAACTCCTTCCGTTAGCTGTCATTTTTGTGTCAGTTGTCTTGGGGGTTATAGCAATCACTCAGGCTCAACGCCGTATCCCGATTCAAAGTGCTAAGCATGTCCGTGGTCGCCGAGTTCTTGGTGGACAACGTCAGTTTTTACCGTTGCGGGTTAACCAGGCTGGCGTGATGCCGATCATCTTCGCTTCGAGTCTGTTGATGTTTCCGATGTTTATCTTCGGTTACCTGAATCAAGCTTTTCCAAACAGCTCGTTTCTCTCAATGGCGAACAGTACTTTCGGTGGTGGACGAGGATTGATCTACAACTTGGTTTACGTCGGCCTGATCTTCTTCTTCTGTTATTTCTGGACAAGCATTACCTTTAATCCAAAGGATATGGCTGAGAACCTCAAGGATTACGGAAGTTTTGTTCCGGGGTATCGACCAGGCTCTCATACAGAGAAATACCTGGATCAAGTCATGACACGTATCACTTATGTTGGAGCAGGATTCTTGGCCTTGATCGCCATTATTCCAACATTGGTTGCGAGCGGGATGAGTATTTCATTCATGATCGCCAGTTTCTATGGGGGAACCGGTTTGCTCATTGTCGTCTCTGTGGCTTTGGATCTAGTCCAGAAGATTGATTCGCATTTGGTCATGCGAAACAAACCTGGA